In Hippoglossus stenolepis isolate QCI-W04-F060 chromosome 13, HSTE1.2, whole genome shotgun sequence, a single genomic region encodes these proteins:
- the atf2 gene encoding cyclic AMP-dependent transcription factor ATF-2 isoform X1 encodes MSDDKPFQCTAPGCGQRFTNEDHLAVHKHKHEMTLKFGPARNDNVIIADQTPTPTRFLKNCEEVGLFNELASPFDHDFKKAAEDDIKKLPLDLSPLATPIIRNKTEPPTPMEEAHRDSPLPHPESTTSEDKDLSLRPTSLPTSTIVHPASLQVPNVLLATSEASVVIQQALPSPTSSSVITQVPSTNRPIVPVSGTFPVLLQLPNGQTMPVAIPATITTSSVHIPTTIPLVRPVTIVPNVPGIPGPPSPQAQPQPQPQPAQSEAKLKLNATLSQHLPQVTNGDGGEVQSSAVTHTAAPPAPTPAPAPTTAVVLTPVPHQPTLEEPSPPSLQQPATSTTETPASPVPPAQNPPITGGRRRRATSENPDEKRRKFLERNRAAASRCRQKRKVWVQSLERKADDMNSVNGQLQNEVTLLRNEVAQLKQLLLAHKDCPVTAMQKKSGYHISDKDESCEEMSVPGSPQNEAIQHSSVSTSNGVSSSSTTPAVSAPSSAGTITSNQSTEETTQSQPSGS; translated from the exons ATGAGTGATGATAAACCTTTCCagtgcactgctcctggctgtggaCAG AGATTTACAAATGAAGACCACTTGGctgtccacaaacacaaacatgagatGACCCTCAAGTTTGGTCCAGCGAGGAACGACAATGTCATCATTGCTG ATCAAACCCCTACACCTACCCGCTTTCTGAAGAACTGCGAGGAGGTCGGGCTCTTCAATGAACTCGCAAGTCCGTTTGACCACGACTTCAAAAAAGCGGCTGAAGATGACATTAAAAAG ttACCACTGGATTTGTCACCTCTTGCGACGCCCATCATACGCAACAAAACTGAGCCACCCACACCTATGGAGGAGGCGCATCGAGACAGCCCTCTGCCTCAccctgaatccacaacaagtgaggACAAG GACTTATCTTTGCGGCCAACCTCACTGCCAACATCCACTATAGTCCATCCTGCCTCCCTCCAAGTCCCCAATGTACTTCTAGCAACCTCAGAGGCTAGTGTTGTAATACAGCAAGCTCTCCCATCGCCAACATCTAGCTCTGTTATTACCCAAGTCCCATCCACTAATAGACCCATAGT CCCAGTGTCGGGCACCTTCCCTGTGCTCTTACAGCTGCCTAACGGCCAGACCATGCCAGTTGCTATACCTGCGACTATTACAACCTCAAGTGTACATATTCCAACTACAATCCCT CTTGTCAGACCTGTCACCATAGTGCCTAACGTCCCCGGGATCCCAGGACCTCCCTCGCCACAGGCACAACCACAGCCACAGCCTCAGCCCGCCCAATCAGAAGCAAAGCTG AAGCTGAACGCCACATTGAGCCAGCATCTTCCTCAGGTAACCAATGGAGATGGTGGTGAAGTCCAGAGCAGCGCTGTGACccacactgctgctcctccagctccgaCTCCAGCTCCAGCCCCAACCACAGCCGTGGTCCTAACTCCCGTTCCCCACCAGCCCACTCTCGAGGaaccctcccctccttctcttcagCAGCCGGCCACCTCCACCACAGAGACACCT GCTTCCCCGGTTCCCCCTGCGCAAAACCCTCCGATCACAGGGGGGCGGCGGCGCAGAGCCACAAGCGAAAACCCTGACGAGAAGCGGCGCAAGTTCCTGGAGCGTAACAGGGCTGCAGCTTCTCGCTGTAGGCAGAAGAGGAAGGTGTGGGTCCAGTCTCTGGAGAGGAAAGCAGATGACATGAACTCCGTGAACGGACAACTACAG aATGAAGTCACCCTGCTGAGAAACGAAGTGGCTCAGCTGAAGCAGCTTCTCCTGGCTCATAAAGATTGCCCTGTAACCGCCATGCAGAAGAAATCTGGCTATCACA tttctgACAAAGACGAGAGCTGCGAGGAGATGTCCGTCCCCGGCAGCCCCCAGAATGAGGCCATCCAGCACAGCTCCGTCAGCACCTCCAACGGggtcagctcctcctccacgaCCCCGGCCGTCTCCGCCCCGTCCAGCGCCGGCACCATCACGTCGAACCAGAGCACAGAGGAGACCACCCAGTCTCAGCCATCAGGGAGCTGA
- the atf2 gene encoding cyclic AMP-dependent transcription factor ATF-2 isoform X2, translating into MSDDKPFQCTAPGCGQRFTNEDHLAVHKHKHEMTLKFGPARNDNVIIADQTPTPTRFLKNCEEVGLFNELASPFDHDFKKAAEDDIKKLPLDLSPLATPIIRNKTEPPTPMEEAHRDSPLPHPESTTSEDKDLSLRPTSLPTSTIVHPASLQVPNVLLATSEASVVIQQALPSPTSSSVITQVPSTNRPIVPVSGTFPVLLQLPNGQTMPVAIPATITTSSVHIPTTIPLVRPVTIVPNVPGIPGPPSPQAQPQPQPQPAQSEAKLLNATLSQHLPQVTNGDGGEVQSSAVTHTAAPPAPTPAPAPTTAVVLTPVPHQPTLEEPSPPSLQQPATSTTETPASPVPPAQNPPITGGRRRRATSENPDEKRRKFLERNRAAASRCRQKRKVWVQSLERKADDMNSVNGQLQNEVTLLRNEVAQLKQLLLAHKDCPVTAMQKKSGYHISDKDESCEEMSVPGSPQNEAIQHSSVSTSNGVSSSSTTPAVSAPSSAGTITSNQSTEETTQSQPSGS; encoded by the exons ATGAGTGATGATAAACCTTTCCagtgcactgctcctggctgtggaCAG AGATTTACAAATGAAGACCACTTGGctgtccacaaacacaaacatgagatGACCCTCAAGTTTGGTCCAGCGAGGAACGACAATGTCATCATTGCTG ATCAAACCCCTACACCTACCCGCTTTCTGAAGAACTGCGAGGAGGTCGGGCTCTTCAATGAACTCGCAAGTCCGTTTGACCACGACTTCAAAAAAGCGGCTGAAGATGACATTAAAAAG ttACCACTGGATTTGTCACCTCTTGCGACGCCCATCATACGCAACAAAACTGAGCCACCCACACCTATGGAGGAGGCGCATCGAGACAGCCCTCTGCCTCAccctgaatccacaacaagtgaggACAAG GACTTATCTTTGCGGCCAACCTCACTGCCAACATCCACTATAGTCCATCCTGCCTCCCTCCAAGTCCCCAATGTACTTCTAGCAACCTCAGAGGCTAGTGTTGTAATACAGCAAGCTCTCCCATCGCCAACATCTAGCTCTGTTATTACCCAAGTCCCATCCACTAATAGACCCATAGT CCCAGTGTCGGGCACCTTCCCTGTGCTCTTACAGCTGCCTAACGGCCAGACCATGCCAGTTGCTATACCTGCGACTATTACAACCTCAAGTGTACATATTCCAACTACAATCCCT CTTGTCAGACCTGTCACCATAGTGCCTAACGTCCCCGGGATCCCAGGACCTCCCTCGCCACAGGCACAACCACAGCCACAGCCTCAGCCCGCCCAATCAGAAGCAAAGCTG CTGAACGCCACATTGAGCCAGCATCTTCCTCAGGTAACCAATGGAGATGGTGGTGAAGTCCAGAGCAGCGCTGTGACccacactgctgctcctccagctccgaCTCCAGCTCCAGCCCCAACCACAGCCGTGGTCCTAACTCCCGTTCCCCACCAGCCCACTCTCGAGGaaccctcccctccttctcttcagCAGCCGGCCACCTCCACCACAGAGACACCT GCTTCCCCGGTTCCCCCTGCGCAAAACCCTCCGATCACAGGGGGGCGGCGGCGCAGAGCCACAAGCGAAAACCCTGACGAGAAGCGGCGCAAGTTCCTGGAGCGTAACAGGGCTGCAGCTTCTCGCTGTAGGCAGAAGAGGAAGGTGTGGGTCCAGTCTCTGGAGAGGAAAGCAGATGACATGAACTCCGTGAACGGACAACTACAG aATGAAGTCACCCTGCTGAGAAACGAAGTGGCTCAGCTGAAGCAGCTTCTCCTGGCTCATAAAGATTGCCCTGTAACCGCCATGCAGAAGAAATCTGGCTATCACA tttctgACAAAGACGAGAGCTGCGAGGAGATGTCCGTCCCCGGCAGCCCCCAGAATGAGGCCATCCAGCACAGCTCCGTCAGCACCTCCAACGGggtcagctcctcctccacgaCCCCGGCCGTCTCCGCCCCGTCCAGCGCCGGCACCATCACGTCGAACCAGAGCACAGAGGAGACCACCCAGTCTCAGCCATCAGGGAGCTGA